The Streptomyces sp. NBC_00335 DNA window CCAGATCCGGGTCGCCCGGGTCGGTGATCACCGTGTGCAGGCCCTCGCCGCCGCCGCCCGGAACCCACTTGTCCCGGGTCGGGTGCTCCCACAGGGGGCGGACCAGCTCGAAGGACTCGCCGTGGTCGGCCGAGCGGAACAGCGCGGCCGGTTCGGTGCCCGCGTAGACCACGCCGGGGGCCTCGGGGCCGGCCGGATGGAGCTGCCAGACCCGCTCCAGGGAGGCTCCCGTGTCCTCGGGGAACTTCACGGCGGCCGCCGCGGGCTCCCGCCAGGTCGCGCCCAGGTCGTCGGAGCTGAAGACGGACGGCCCCCAGTGCGTGCTGTCCCCGGCGACCAGGAGCCGGGGCGCGCCGGCGCGCCGGTCGATGGCCACGGCCGAGACCGCCTGGGCGTTGAAGTGCGGTTCGCCGAACTCCCAGGTGCCGCCGGACCCCCGGCGGCCGATGAACAGTCCCTTGCGGGTCCCCGCGAGCAGTACCACGTCGGTCATGGCCGACACCTCCGGACGTCTTTGTCCTGCACGGCAGCTTTTCCGCCAGTCTGCACCCGACCACTGACAGAGGCAGGCCGCGGCGCGCTGGCCCGCCCGGTCGTACGAAGGGTCTCGTACTACGAGAGAATTCGTAGTACGGTGAATCTCGTACTTAGCGGCCGGTTCCCCGGTGCGCTTCCAGTCGCCCCCCGGAGACCCCTCATGAGTGCTGCTCCCGTTTCCTTCGCCGCCCTGTTCCAGCCGTGGACCATCCGCTCGGTCACCGTCCCGAACCGGGTGTGGATGGCCGCGATGTGCCAGTACAGCGCCGAGCCCTCCGGCCCGGACGCCGGGGTCGCCCACGACTGGCACTTCGCGCACTACGCGGCCCGCGCCACCGGCGGCGCCGGCCTGATCATCCAGGAGGCCACGGCCGTCACACCCGAGGGGCGGATCTCCCCGTACGACCTCGGCATCTGGAACGACACGCAGGTCGAGGCGCTGCGCCGGATCACCTCCTTCGTGAAGGGCCAGGGCGCGGTTGCGGGCATCCAGCTCGCCCACGCGGGCCGCAAGGCCTCCAACGACCGCCCGTGGAAGGGTGGTCGGCCCGTCGGACCCGAGGCGCACGGCTGGCGTCCCAGCGCTCCGAGCCCCGTGCCCTTCTCCGCGGACCACCAGGTGCCGCACGAGCTGACGGTCCGGGAGATCCGGGAGATCGTGGAGCAGTTCGCGGCCGCCGCCCGGCGCTCGCTCGCCGCGGGCTACCAGGTCGTCGAGATCCACGGCGCCCACGGCTACCTGATCGGCGAGTTCCTCTCCCCGCACACCAACAAGCGCACCGACGAGTACGGCGGCTCCTTCGAGAACCGCACCCGCCTCGCCCTCGAAGTCGTCGACGCCGTACGGGCGGTGTGGCCCGAGGAGCTGCCGCTGTTCTTCCGGATCTCCGCCACCGACTGGCTGGAGGAGGACGGCTGGACCGCGGACGAGACGGTCCGGCTGGCCGGGCTGCTCACGGAGCACGGCGTGGACCTCCTCGACGTCTCCTCCGGAGGCCTCGCCCCGGGCGTGACGATCCCGGTCGGCCCCGGCTACCAGGTGCCCTTCGCGGCCCGGGTCAAGGCCGAGACCGCCCTGCCGGTCGCCGCCGTGGGCCTGATCACCGAACCGGAGCAGGCCGAGAAGATCCTGGCCAACGGCGAGGCCGATGCCGTCCTGCTGGGCCGCGAACTGCTGCGCGACCCGTACTGGGCCCGCCGCGCGGCCGCCGAGCTCGGCGCGCAGATCCGTACGGCCGGGCAGTACCGGCTCGCCTGGTGAACCGGCGCGGCGCGGGGGCCGGGCTCCCGCGCCGCACCCGGCCGTTCGGCTCCGTTCCTACGATGGTTCTCGTACGATGGAGGGATACCCCGAACCGCGGCATCGCGGTACCGCCCAGTGAGTGGAGTACGGACATGACGGAACGTGACGCGACCCGTGTCCTCGCCCACCCCGAGGCGGCCGAGATCCGGCTCGAAGGGGTCCTGCACGCCCTCTCCGACCCGGTTCGGCTCTCCATCGTCCGCGAGCTCGCGGCCACCGACGCCGAGCTGGTCTGCTCGCACTTCGAGCTCCCGGTCACCAAGTCCACGACCACGCACCACTTCCGGGTCCTGCGCGAGAGCGGTGTCGTGCGCCAGTCCTACCGCGGCACGGCCAAGCTGAACGGACTGCGCCGCGCCGATCTCTCCGAGCTGTTCCCCGGACTGCTCGACGGGGTCCTCGCGGCGGCCGCCGCCGAGGAGACGCGCGACCGGGGCTGACGCGGGGATCAGTCCGTGCCGCCCGCCGCGGCCAGCAGGCCCGCCCAGTCCGGGATCTTGACGGAGCGTCGGCCCAGGGACCGCCCCAGTTCCGCCTCCGCCGTCTCGATCGCCAGCCACCCCGGCCACCGGACCGGCCGCAGTCCGGCCCGGAGCAGGGCCTCCAGCGGGTCCCGCTCGCGATCGCGCCGGGCCAGTGCCCCCGCGTCCTGGAGCAGGGAGGAGGCCGTCTCCTTCGCGCAGGGCCGGTTGGTGCCGATGACCCCGGTCGGGCCGCGCTTGATCCAGCCCGCCACGTATTCGCCGACGGAGGCGCGGCCCTCGCGGAGCACCCGGCCCGCCGCGTGCGGGACCGTACCGCGCCGCTCGTCGAAGGGCAGCCCGTCCAGCGGAACTCCCTGGTACCCCACCGAGCGCAGGACCAACTGCGCCGGGACGTCCTCGTAGACCCCCGTGCCGGTGACCCCGCCCAGGCCGTCGGGAGCCGTCCGTTCGAACCGCATCCCGGTGACCCGGCCGTCCGGGCCGCCGAGCACCTCCACGGGGCGCAGGAAGAACCGCAGCGCGATCCGCCGGTCCCCGCCGCTCGCGGGGGCGGCCGCCCAGCCGCGCAGCACCTCCACGTTGCGCCGGTTCGCGGCGGGCAGGGCCGCGCCAGGGTCCGCGTACGCCGGGTCGAGGGCCAGTTCCGCCGGGTCGGCCAGCGCGTCCACGCCGGGCATGGTGCCCAGCTCGCGCAGCTCCTTGGTGGTGAACTTGCCCTGCGAGGGCCCGCGCCGGGCCACCATGTGGACGGCGCGCACCCCGCTGGCGCCGAGCGCGCCCAGCGCCGGCTGCGGCATGTCGGTGGGGGCCAGTTCGGGTACGCCCCGGGCCAGGATCCGTGTCACGTCGACCGCCACGTTCCCGGCGCCGACCACGATCGCCGAATCCACCCCGGGAAGCCCGAAGGCCTCGGCCGCGGCGTCCGGGTGGCCGCTGTACCAGGACACGAAGGCCGTGGCGGAGTGCACCCCGGCCAGGTCCTCGCCGGGGATGCCGAGCATCCGGTCCCGGGCCGCGCCCACGCAGTACACCACCGCGTGGTACAGCTCCAGGAGCCGGGCGGTGGGCAGGGCTTCGCCGCCGACCTCGACGTTCCCGAGGAAGCGGATCCGCTCGTCCTCCAGCACGGTGCGCAGGCTGCCCTGCAGGGACTTGATCTTCTCGTGGTCGGGGGCCACCCCGTAGCGCACGAGCCCGTACGGGGCGGGCAGCCGGTCGAGCACGTCGACCCGGATTCCCGGCACCTCACGCTGCTGTACGAGTGTCTGTGCGGCGTAGACCCCGCTGGGGCCCGATCCGACGACGGCGATACGAAGCACGGCGGAGCTCCTCCCGCAGGTGTTCCCAGCATGACACCGGGGGCCGGGGGCGTCAGCCCATCGCGCGCATCCGGTGGACCTCGGCGCTCTGGGTGGCCGCCACCTCGTTGGCCATCTCCTCCACGGCGGTGTTGTTGCCCGCGGCCAGCACCTCGCCCGCCATCTTCAGGGCGCCCTCGTGGTGGGCGGTCATCAGGGCGAGGAAGAGCCGGTCGAAGTCCGCCCCCCTGGCCGCGGTCAGTTCCCCCAGCTGCTTCTCGGTCGCCATGCCGGGCATCGCCGCGTGGTCGTGGCCCCCCGGGGCGGCGCCGGGCGCCGGGTTGCGGGCCGCCCATCCCTCCATCGCGCCGATCTCGGGCTTCTGCGCGGCCGCGATCCGCTCGGCGAGCCGCTTGACCCCGTCGGACGCGGCCCGGTCCGGAGCGAGCGCGCTCATGGTCAGTGCCTGACCGTGGTGTTCGATCATGTTCCGCACGTACGCTCGGTCCGCCGCGTTGGGGGTGTCGTCGGGCAGTTCCCTCGCGGCCTGTTCGGGGGAGATGGTGCGCGCCTTCTCGCCGGGTTTGCCGGGGGCGACCACCACCGGCTCGCCGTCGGCCGCGCCGTCCGTACCGCCGCCGTCCCGGCAGCCGGTGAGGGGGAGCAGGAGCCCGACGGTCAGGGCCGCTGCGACGATTCGCCCGAGTGAGACTTTCGCCATGTCCATGCTAAGGACCATACTGCCGGGGTCCGCGTTCCGTTCCCACCACGGGCGGAACCGATCGGACCCATGGGAGGGCACAGTGACCTCGATGCACACCAGCAGACGGCGCAGATCCCTGGGAGTGGCCGCAGCCGCGGCCGGACTCCTCACCACGTTACTGGCGGCCGGACCCGCGGCCGCCACCCCCGATCCGGGAGACCTGCTCCCGGGCGCGGGTGCGCCACAGAGCGCCGCCACCGCGGCCGGCGCGGGCCGGGAGTTGGCGCCCGGCGAGATACCGGGCCAGGACGAGATCGTCCACAGCCGCAACATCAAACCCCTGGCCAACATCCCCAGTACCGACCCGAACCAGATCAATTCCGACATGACGTTCCAGGGCAAGTACGCCTACGCGGGCAACTACAACGGCTTCGTGATCTACGACATCGGCAACCCCAGGAAGCCGAAGAAGGTCACCGAAGTGCTGTGCCCCGGCGGGCAGAACGACATCTCGGTCGACGGGGACCTGCTCTTCCTGTCCACCGACTCCTCGCGCAGCGACGACTCCTGCAACAGCGTCTCGCAGCCCGCCACGGAGAAGTCCTCGTGGGAGGGCATCAGGATCTTCGACATCAAGGACAAGAAGAACCCCAAGTACGTCAAGTCCGTCGAGACCCCGTGCGGCTCCCACACCCACACGCTGGTGCCGGGCGGCCGGGACGACTACCTCTACGTCTCCTCCTACAACCCGAACGACGCGTTCCCCGACTGCAAGCCGCCGCACGACGGCATCTCGGTCGTGAAGGTCCCCAAGAAGAGCCCGACGCAGGCCGCGGTCGTGGCCTTCCCGATCCTCTTCCCGGACGGCGGCAACCCGGGCGGGCCCACCAACCCGGGCGTCTCCAAGACCACGGGCTGCCACGACATCACCGTGCTGCCCTCCAAGGACCTCGCCGCGGGCGCCTGCATGGGCGACGGCATCCTCTTCGACATCAGCAAGCCCGAGGAGCCGCGCGTCATCGACCGGGTCCAGGACAACGTGAACTTCGCGTTCTGGCACTCGGCCACCTTCAACGAGCGGGCGAACAAGGTGGTGTTCACCGACGAGCTGGGCGGCGGTGGCGGCGCCACCTGCAACGAGGCCACCGGCCCCACTCGGGGAGCCGACGGCATCTACGAGATCACCGGCCGCGGTGACCAGCGCAAGCTGGTCTTCAAGAGCTACTTCAAGATCCCGCGCATGCAGGCCGACACCGAGAACTGCGTGGCCCACAACGGCTCGCTGGTCCCGGTCGGCGGCGGCCGCGACATCATGGTCCAGGCCTGGTACCAGGGCGGCATCTCCGTCTGGGAGTTCACCGATTCCACCAGCCCGAAGGAGATCGCCTACTTCGAGCGGGGCCCGCTGACCACCGACAAGCTCGGCCTCGGCGGCTCCTGGTCCGCGTACTACTACAACGGGCACATCTACTCGAACGACATCGTCAAGGGCCTCGACGTGCTGAGGCTCGACGACTGGCGCACCGAAAGCGCCAAGTGGGTGTGGCTGGACCGACTCAACGTGCAGACCCAGCCCGTGTACCACTAACGGGGCGAGGGAAACGTTCCGCCGGGCGGTCCACCGTCCGGCGGGACACCCGACTCCCAGTCCAGCCCGTACCGCTGGAACAGCTCGGCCCGCAGCCGGGCCGCCGG harbors:
- a CDS encoding NADH:flavin oxidoreductase/NADH oxidase, producing MSAAPVSFAALFQPWTIRSVTVPNRVWMAAMCQYSAEPSGPDAGVAHDWHFAHYAARATGGAGLIIQEATAVTPEGRISPYDLGIWNDTQVEALRRITSFVKGQGAVAGIQLAHAGRKASNDRPWKGGRPVGPEAHGWRPSAPSPVPFSADHQVPHELTVREIREIVEQFAAAARRSLAAGYQVVEIHGAHGYLIGEFLSPHTNKRTDEYGGSFENRTRLALEVVDAVRAVWPEELPLFFRISATDWLEEDGWTADETVRLAGLLTEHGVDLLDVSSGGLAPGVTIPVGPGYQVPFAARVKAETALPVAAVGLITEPEQAEKILANGEADAVLLGRELLRDPYWARRAAAELGAQIRTAGQYRLAW
- a CDS encoding ArsR/SmtB family transcription factor, producing MTERDATRVLAHPEAAEIRLEGVLHALSDPVRLSIVRELAATDAELVCSHFELPVTKSTTTHHFRVLRESGVVRQSYRGTAKLNGLRRADLSELFPGLLDGVLAAAAAEETRDRG
- a CDS encoding FAD-dependent oxidoreductase → MLRIAVVGSGPSGVYAAQTLVQQREVPGIRVDVLDRLPAPYGLVRYGVAPDHEKIKSLQGSLRTVLEDERIRFLGNVEVGGEALPTARLLELYHAVVYCVGAARDRMLGIPGEDLAGVHSATAFVSWYSGHPDAAAEAFGLPGVDSAIVVGAGNVAVDVTRILARGVPELAPTDMPQPALGALGASGVRAVHMVARRGPSQGKFTTKELRELGTMPGVDALADPAELALDPAYADPGAALPAANRRNVEVLRGWAAAPASGGDRRIALRFFLRPVEVLGGPDGRVTGMRFERTAPDGLGGVTGTGVYEDVPAQLVLRSVGYQGVPLDGLPFDERRGTVPHAAGRVLREGRASVGEYVAGWIKRGPTGVIGTNRPCAKETASSLLQDAGALARRDRERDPLEALLRAGLRPVRWPGWLAIETAEAELGRSLGRRSVKIPDWAGLLAAAGGTD
- a CDS encoding DUF305 domain-containing protein, which encodes MDMAKVSLGRIVAAALTVGLLLPLTGCRDGGGTDGAADGEPVVVAPGKPGEKARTISPEQAARELPDDTPNAADRAYVRNMIEHHGQALTMSALAPDRAASDGVKRLAERIAAAQKPEIGAMEGWAARNPAPGAAPGGHDHAAMPGMATEKQLGELTAARGADFDRLFLALMTAHHEGALKMAGEVLAAGNNTAVEEMANEVAATQSAEVHRMRAMG
- a CDS encoding LVIVD repeat-containing protein; its protein translation is MHTSRRRRSLGVAAAAAGLLTTLLAAGPAAATPDPGDLLPGAGAPQSAATAAGAGRELAPGEIPGQDEIVHSRNIKPLANIPSTDPNQINSDMTFQGKYAYAGNYNGFVIYDIGNPRKPKKVTEVLCPGGQNDISVDGDLLFLSTDSSRSDDSCNSVSQPATEKSSWEGIRIFDIKDKKNPKYVKSVETPCGSHTHTLVPGGRDDYLYVSSYNPNDAFPDCKPPHDGISVVKVPKKSPTQAAVVAFPILFPDGGNPGGPTNPGVSKTTGCHDITVLPSKDLAAGACMGDGILFDISKPEEPRVIDRVQDNVNFAFWHSATFNERANKVVFTDELGGGGGATCNEATGPTRGADGIYEITGRGDQRKLVFKSYFKIPRMQADTENCVAHNGSLVPVGGGRDIMVQAWYQGGISVWEFTDSTSPKEIAYFERGPLTTDKLGLGGSWSAYYYNGHIYSNDIVKGLDVLRLDDWRTESAKWVWLDRLNVQTQPVYH